In the genome of uncultured Campylobacter sp., one region contains:
- a CDS encoding acyltransferase, which yields MDKFLRLFPGVPLFFLVSGFLITDSYLNSRNLKEYFIKRVLRIYPALFVNILVLELAMYVGKNFNDISVLKYVEYFVLYVVTAASGIAGFIIGIKNDALYNYDGFFSSYPSGVLWTLSVELSFYIVLPFILCIRKAIVRNLLLVFLFFTSMIIPAIADENFYSASNLNKLLELICLPFLWIFIIGMVMRLYWLDIKKYLVGYGLYYIALYLIFCFAAIEFGSGLGAYKRGLEISTVFQIFLLALVIFSMAFSYTNLKIARSTDLSYSTYLYHMLIVQILISLGFSGSLWLYLIVVAVTLTVACVSWNFIEKPALKLKQIKVVK from the coding sequence GTGGATAAGTTTCTTAGGCTATTTCCCGGCGTCCCATTATTTTTTCTGGTTTCGGGATTTTTAATTACCGATAGTTATTTAAATAGCAGGAATTTGAAAGAGTATTTTATAAAAAGAGTGCTTAGGATATATCCGGCTCTATTCGTAAATATTTTAGTACTTGAGCTAGCTATGTACGTGGGCAAAAATTTTAATGATATCTCGGTATTAAAATACGTAGAGTATTTCGTGCTGTATGTCGTTACCGCTGCTTCAGGTATAGCGGGCTTTATAATCGGTATAAAAAACGACGCTTTATATAATTATGACGGCTTTTTTAGCTCTTATCCGAGCGGTGTTTTATGGACGCTTAGCGTCGAATTATCGTTTTATATCGTCCTTCCATTTATTTTGTGTATTAGAAAAGCAATTGTAAGAAATTTATTACTAGTTTTCCTATTTTTTACATCAATGATAATTCCCGCAATCGCCGATGAAAATTTTTACTCCGCTTCAAATTTAAATAAGCTTCTCGAGCTGATATGCTTGCCGTTTTTGTGGATATTTATCATCGGCATGGTCATGAGGCTTTATTGGCTGGATATAAAAAAATATCTCGTAGGCTACGGCTTATATTATATTGCGCTCTATTTGATATTTTGTTTTGCGGCTATAGAGTTTGGAAGCGGGCTTGGAGCTTATAAGAGAGGCTTGGAAATTTCTACTGTATTTCAAATTTTCCTTTTGGCGCTAGTGATCTTTAGCATGGCTTTTTCCTACACAAATTTAAAGATAGCTAGAAGCACCGATCTCTCTTATAGTACATATCTTTATCATATGCTGATAGTTCAAATTCTAATTAGTCTGGGCTTTAGCGGCTCTTTATGGCTATATCTAATAGTGGTGGCCGTGACGCTCACGGTAGCTTGCGTTTCTTGGAATTTTATAGAAAAGCCGGCATTGAAATTAAAACAAATAAAGGTTGTAAAATGA
- a CDS encoding bi-domain-containing oxidoreductase has protein sequence MIQAIVKKGKVLAEQIPAPSVSKGCVLIKVVNSCISAGTEISGVSNSGKSLIRRALEQPENVKKVINMIKSDGIANAYAKVKGKLDSGSPTGYSLSGVVIAVGEGVSNFEIGERVAAAGAGLANHAEYVDVPKNLVMKMPQDMDFERACTVTLGGIAMQGVRRIDLRLGETCVVVGAGILGLLAVQMLKISGVRIAVSDFDDRRLQIAKEYGAELVINPSRDDLLDVVSSWSGGYGADGVLFTAATNSSEPLSQSFQMCKKKGRVVLVGVAGMQINREDMYKKELDFLISTSYGPGRYDKSYEEGGLDYPFSYVRWTENRNMSEYLRLVNENLIKLDKLIDAKYPIEQVTEAFESLQTSQNKPLMVLLDYGEANLTELDSYLNHDKKIIISSAPVNRDVINVAFVGVGGFATGMHLPNISKLTDKYKIYAIMNRSGHKAKAVAQQYGANYATSNLDDILNDKNVDLVIISTRHDSHAELTLKALEAGKNVFVEKPLATNKEELEKIKKFYAEGGDKPLLFVGFNRRFSAYAEEIKKHTGARINPMIIRYRMNAGYIPMDHWVHENGGRMVGEACHIIDLMTALTGSEIQSVFSQAITPSNEKYSAEDNKSIVLKYKDGSVANIEYFANGSKELGKEFMEIHFDGKSIVLDDYKSLKGYGVGLKEISTNVSQKGQLEELEALFGALKGSKKGWPIELWDMVQTTEISFLI, from the coding sequence ATGATACAAGCAATAGTTAAAAAAGGTAAGGTTTTAGCAGAGCAGATCCCTGCTCCAAGCGTTTCAAAGGGATGCGTTCTTATAAAAGTAGTAAATAGCTGCATATCGGCGGGCACCGAGATAAGCGGCGTATCAAATAGCGGCAAGAGCCTGATCAGAAGGGCCTTAGAGCAGCCGGAGAACGTAAAAAAAGTCATCAATATGATAAAATCAGACGGCATCGCAAACGCCTATGCTAAGGTAAAGGGCAAGCTTGATAGCGGAAGCCCGACCGGCTATTCGCTTAGCGGCGTCGTCATAGCAGTCGGAGAGGGCGTTTCAAATTTTGAGATCGGAGAGCGCGTCGCCGCAGCCGGTGCAGGGCTTGCAAACCACGCAGAATACGTAGATGTGCCTAAAAATTTAGTTATGAAAATGCCGCAGGATATGGACTTTGAGCGGGCTTGCACCGTGACGCTCGGCGGCATAGCGATGCAGGGCGTTAGGCGGATCGATCTAAGGCTGGGTGAGACCTGCGTAGTCGTGGGAGCTGGGATCTTAGGGCTTCTTGCGGTGCAGATGCTTAAAATTTCAGGCGTGAGGATTGCGGTTAGCGATTTTGACGATAGGCGCTTGCAGATAGCAAAGGAATATGGCGCCGAGCTTGTTATAAACCCGTCAAGAGACGATTTGCTGGATGTCGTTTCGTCTTGGAGCGGCGGATACGGCGCCGATGGAGTGCTATTTACCGCCGCTACGAACAGTAGTGAGCCGCTATCGCAAAGTTTTCAGATGTGCAAGAAAAAGGGCAGAGTGGTGCTTGTAGGCGTTGCCGGTATGCAGATAAATAGAGAGGATATGTATAAAAAGGAGCTTGATTTTCTCATCTCCACTTCTTATGGTCCTGGTCGCTACGACAAGAGCTACGAAGAGGGGGGGCTTGATTATCCGTTTAGCTACGTCAGATGGACTGAAAATCGAAATATGAGCGAGTATCTAAGGCTGGTAAATGAAAATTTGATAAAGCTGGATAAGCTCATAGACGCAAAATATCCTATCGAGCAGGTAACGGAGGCGTTTGAGTCGCTACAGACTTCGCAGAATAAGCCGCTTATGGTTTTGCTTGACTACGGGGAGGCAAATTTAACCGAGCTTGATAGCTATCTAAATCACGATAAAAAAATCATCATAAGCTCCGCGCCAGTAAACAGAGATGTGATAAACGTCGCATTCGTCGGCGTCGGCGGATTTGCCACCGGGATGCACCTGCCTAATATCTCAAAGCTTACGGATAAATATAAAATTTACGCGATCATGAACCGAAGCGGACATAAAGCAAAGGCGGTGGCGCAGCAATATGGAGCGAATTACGCTACTTCAAATTTAGACGATATTTTAAATGATAAAAATGTCGATCTTGTGATCATCTCCACAAGGCACGATAGCCATGCGGAGCTTACTTTAAAGGCGCTTGAAGCGGGCAAAAACGTATTTGTAGAAAAGCCGCTTGCGACAAACAAAGAGGAGCTTGAAAAGATAAAGAAATTTTACGCTGAGGGAGGCGACAAGCCCCTTTTATTCGTGGGATTTAATAGGCGATTTAGCGCCTACGCAGAAGAGATAAAAAAGCACACGGGCGCTAGGATAAATCCGATGATAATTAGATATAGAATGAACGCGGGCTACATACCGATGGATCACTGGGTGCATGAAAACGGCGGTAGGATGGTTGGCGAAGCGTGTCACATAATAGATCTGATGACGGCACTAACGGGAAGCGAGATACAGAGCGTATTTTCACAGGCGATCACGCCGAGTAATGAAAAATATAGCGCCGAGGATAACAAATCCATCGTCTTAAAATACAAAGACGGCTCGGTGGCGAATATCGAGTATTTCGCAAACGGCAGTAAGGAGCTAGGCAAGGAATTTATGGAGATCCACTTCGACGGCAAGAGCATCGTTTTGGACGATTATAAAAGCCTAAAAGGATATGGAGTGGGGCTGAAAGAAATTTCAACAAACGTAAGCCAAAAGGGGCAACTTGAAGAGCTTGAGGCGCTATTTGGGGCTCTAAAAGGAAGCAAAAAAGGCTGGCCGATAGAGCTTTGGGATATGGTGCAGACGACGGAGATTTCGTTTTTGATATGA
- a CDS encoding glycosyltransferase: MNSKILHIGPMPPPLGGISVYLYRLSRSNNDSSVGFVNENNLNGIGFIKLIFLNSDKTFIYHSPSMMKRIALLFSKIFRGNKYIIVSHGEGLQNSYKNSNFIMKFLLKITIFKSEYIQVVGSHLVKFLLNLGLENDKIIVKNAFLPPALCDEESVLKTYPQEIFDFISKKDKLLVANASSLVFYKNTDLYGLDICIELMAKLKNVYPNLGFIFALANEKVNTEYINKMRLRIKELNLEENFYFLTGQKELWPIFKKASLMIRPTNTDGDALSIREALYFKCPAIASDVCNRPTGTILFKNRNLDDLYDKTKRVLDAM, encoded by the coding sequence ATGAATAGCAAGATTTTGCATATAGGACCTATGCCGCCTCCACTTGGAGGAATATCCGTTTATTTATATAGATTATCAAGGTCTAACAATGATAGTTCTGTGGGCTTTGTTAACGAAAATAATCTTAATGGGATCGGTTTTATTAAATTAATTTTTCTAAACAGTGATAAAACTTTTATTTATCACTCTCCATCAATGATGAAAAGAATTGCATTGCTTTTTTCAAAAATATTTAGAGGAAATAAATATATTATAGTTTCTCATGGAGAAGGCTTGCAAAATAGCTATAAAAATAGTAATTTTATAATGAAATTCTTATTAAAAATCACCATTTTTAAATCAGAATATATACAAGTAGTAGGTTCTCATCTTGTAAAATTTTTACTTAATTTGGGGCTAGAGAATGATAAAATCATAGTAAAAAATGCTTTTTTACCGCCTGCATTATGCGATGAAGAAAGCGTATTAAAAACCTATCCGCAAGAAATTTTCGATTTTATATCAAAAAAAGATAAGTTATTGGTAGCAAATGCGTCTAGTTTGGTTTTTTATAAAAATACCGACCTATATGGACTTGATATATGTATAGAACTCATGGCTAAGCTAAAAAATGTCTATCCAAATTTAGGATTTATTTTTGCGCTAGCAAACGAAAAGGTTAATACGGAGTATATAAATAAAATGCGTCTGCGAATAAAAGAGTTAAATTTAGAGGAAAATTTTTATTTTCTGACGGGGCAAAAAGAGCTTTGGCCTATATTTAAAAAGGCTAGTCTAATGATAAGACCTACGAATACCGATGGCGATGCCCTTAGCATTAGAGAGGCTTTATATTTTAAATGTCCTGCGATAGCAAGCGATGTATGCAATAGACCGACAGGAACGATTTTGTTTAAGAATAGAAATTTGGATGATCTATATGATAAAACAAAAAGGGTTTTGGATGCAATGTAA